From a single Aliidongia dinghuensis genomic region:
- the dapF gene encoding diaminopimelate epimerase — MEPVPFAKMHGLGNDFVVIDGRVRPIRVSEAAAQAIGDRHTGVGFDQLIVLEPPQSADADVFMRILNSDGSEAGACGNATRCVVSKVLGESGRERIVIETISGLLPAERAAMGEITVDMGPARLDWRDVPLAEPMDTLAVPVGLPELGDATCSSMGNPHATFFVPDLDAVDMARLGPQLEHHRLFPARANIGFAQVVAPGRIRLQVWERGAGLTLACGSGACATLVAAARRGLTGRKAEILVKHGRLVIEWREDGHVLMTGPVATSFTGTLDPALFAGTN; from the coding sequence ATGGAACCCGTACCCTTCGCCAAGATGCACGGATTGGGCAACGACTTCGTCGTGATCGACGGGCGCGTGCGGCCGATCCGTGTGTCCGAGGCGGCGGCGCAGGCGATCGGTGATCGCCATACCGGCGTCGGGTTCGACCAGCTGATCGTGCTCGAGCCGCCCCAGTCCGCGGATGCGGACGTCTTCATGCGCATCTTGAATTCCGACGGCAGCGAGGCCGGCGCCTGCGGCAACGCCACGCGCTGCGTCGTCTCCAAGGTGCTAGGCGAAAGCGGGCGCGAGCGGATCGTGATCGAGACTATCTCGGGCCTGCTGCCGGCCGAGCGCGCGGCCATGGGCGAGATCACGGTCGACATGGGCCCGGCCCGGCTCGACTGGCGCGACGTGCCCTTGGCTGAGCCGATGGACACGCTTGCCGTGCCGGTCGGCCTGCCCGAGCTGGGCGATGCCACGTGCTCGTCCATGGGCAATCCGCACGCGACCTTCTTCGTGCCCGATCTCGACGCCGTCGACATGGCGCGGCTCGGGCCGCAGCTCGAGCATCACCGGCTGTTCCCGGCGCGCGCCAATATCGGCTTCGCCCAAGTCGTGGCGCCGGGCCGTATCCGCCTGCAGGTCTGGGAGCGCGGCGCCGGCCTGACGCTCGCCTGTGGGTCGGGCGCCTGCGCCACCCTCGTCGCCGCCGCGCGGCGGGGCTTGACCGGCCGCAAGGCCGAGATCCTGGTCAAGCACGGGCGGCTCGTCATCGAGTGGCGCGAGGACGGCCATGTGCTGATGACCGGGCCGGTCGCGACCAGCTTCACCGGCACGCTCGACCCGGCGCTGTTCGCCGGGACCAACTGA
- the mtaB gene encoding tRNA (N(6)-L-threonylcarbamoyladenosine(37)-C(2))-methylthiotransferase MtaB: MSGLPGAGLELLTFGCRLNIYESEVMRRLAGEAGLADAVIVNTCAVTAEAERQSRQAIRRAHRRRPEAPIIVTGCAAQLHPDRFAAMPEVARVLGNGEKLTAAAWDPGAAPLMVGDAQALSETASHLLDGFDGHARAFLQVQQGCDHRCTFCIIPLARGPNRSVPVGQIVAQAQALVEAGYRELVLTGVDLTAYGADLPGCPTLGQMVRRLLALVPALPRLRLSSLDPVEIDEDLWRLVAEEPRLMPHLHLSVQAGDDLVLKRMKRRHGRADVLKVADRARASRPGVALGADLIAGFPTESEAAFQRTLDLVDEAGLTHLHVFPFSARAETPAARMPPVPGDQVRERAARLRAKGAEVQAGFLARAVGTVAEVLMERGGIGHTAHYAPLRPDRPVAVGHLFRARVTAVDGDQLVGEVE; the protein is encoded by the coding sequence ATGTCTGGCTTGCCCGGGGCCGGGCTGGAACTGCTGACCTTCGGCTGTCGGCTCAATATCTACGAGTCCGAGGTCATGCGGCGGCTGGCCGGCGAGGCGGGCCTCGCCGATGCGGTCATCGTCAACACCTGTGCCGTGACGGCCGAGGCGGAGCGCCAGTCGCGCCAGGCGATCCGCCGCGCCCACCGGCGCCGGCCGGAGGCGCCGATCATCGTCACCGGCTGCGCCGCCCAGCTGCATCCCGACCGCTTCGCCGCCATGCCCGAGGTCGCACGCGTGCTGGGCAACGGCGAGAAGCTGACGGCCGCCGCCTGGGACCCCGGTGCCGCGCCGCTGATGGTCGGCGATGCCCAGGCGCTGAGCGAGACGGCAAGCCATCTCCTTGACGGGTTCGACGGCCATGCCCGCGCCTTCCTGCAGGTGCAGCAGGGCTGCGACCACCGCTGCACCTTCTGCATCATTCCGCTGGCGCGCGGGCCGAACCGGTCCGTGCCGGTCGGCCAGATCGTGGCCCAGGCGCAGGCGCTGGTCGAAGCCGGCTATCGCGAGCTGGTGCTGACCGGCGTCGATCTCACCGCCTATGGCGCCGACCTGCCGGGCTGCCCGACGCTGGGCCAGATGGTCCGGCGCCTGCTGGCGCTGGTGCCGGCGCTGCCGCGGCTCCGGCTCTCCTCGCTCGATCCGGTCGAGATCGACGAGGATCTGTGGCGCCTCGTCGCCGAGGAGCCGCGGCTGATGCCGCATCTGCACCTGTCGGTCCAGGCCGGCGACGATCTCGTGCTGAAGCGGATGAAGCGCCGGCATGGCCGCGCTGACGTACTCAAGGTCGCCGACCGGGCGCGTGCGTCGCGGCCGGGTGTGGCGCTCGGCGCCGACCTGATCGCGGGCTTCCCGACGGAGAGCGAGGCGGCGTTCCAGCGCACGCTCGATCTGGTCGACGAGGCGGGCCTGACCCACCTCCACGTCTTTCCGTTCAGCGCCCGCGCCGAGACGCCGGCCGCGCGCATGCCGCCGGTGCCGGGCGACCAGGTCCGTGAGCGTGCGGCCCGGCTCCGCGCCAAGGGCGCCGAGGTTCAGGCGGGTTTTCTCGCGCGTGCCGTCGGCACGGTCGCGGAGGTCTTGATGGAGCGGGGCGGGATCGGCCATACCGCCCACTACGCGCCGCTCCGGCCCGACCGGCCGGTCGCGGTGGGCCACCTGTTCCGGGCACGGGTGACGGCGGTCGATGGAGATCAGTTGGTGGGAGAAGTCGAGTGA
- the ftsY gene encoding signal recognition particle-docking protein FtsY produces MSEGGSWLQRLKRGLGRSSTKLSEGIVGIFTKRRLDDETLDELEELLIQADMGITIADEVTTRLRKTRFGQEVTPEEIRAALAEVIVELIDPIAKPLKIDAKLKPHVVLVVGVNGSGKTTTIGKFAKSYRDAGLKVHLAAGDTFRAAAVEQLKIWAERTGCPITTRPTGADAAGLALDAYNAAKAEGADLLLIDTAGRLQNRTDLMAELQKIVRVLKKGDPAAPHSVLLVLDATVGQNAHAQAETFRDMVGVTGIVMTKLDGTARGGVLVSLAERYGIPVHAIGVGETAEDLRPFEATAFARSLVGLEG; encoded by the coding sequence GTGAGCGAAGGCGGCAGCTGGCTGCAACGGTTGAAGCGCGGCCTTGGCCGGTCCTCGACGAAGCTCAGCGAGGGGATCGTCGGCATCTTCACCAAGCGGCGCCTCGATGACGAGACGCTGGACGAGCTCGAGGAACTGCTGATCCAGGCCGACATGGGCATCACGATTGCCGACGAGGTGACGACGCGCCTGCGCAAGACCCGATTCGGCCAGGAAGTGACGCCGGAGGAGATCCGGGCAGCACTCGCCGAGGTCATCGTCGAGCTGATTGACCCGATCGCAAAGCCGCTCAAGATCGATGCCAAGCTCAAGCCGCACGTCGTGCTGGTCGTCGGCGTCAACGGCAGCGGCAAGACGACGACGATCGGCAAGTTCGCGAAGTCCTATCGCGATGCCGGCCTCAAGGTGCATCTGGCGGCCGGCGACACCTTCCGCGCCGCGGCGGTCGAGCAGCTCAAGATTTGGGCCGAGCGCACGGGTTGCCCGATCACGACCCGGCCGACCGGCGCCGACGCCGCGGGCCTGGCACTCGACGCCTACAATGCCGCGAAAGCTGAGGGCGCCGACCTGCTGCTGATCGACACCGCCGGGCGGCTGCAGAATCGCACGGACCTCATGGCCGAGCTGCAGAAGATCGTGCGCGTCCTGAAGAAGGGCGACCCGGCGGCGCCGCACAGCGTGCTCCTGGTGCTGGACGCGACGGTCGGCCAGAACGCCCATGCCCAGGCCGAGACGTTCCGCGACATGGTCGGCGTTACCGGCATCGTCATGACCAAGCTCGACGGCACGGCGCGAGGCGGCGTGCTCGTCAGCCTCGCCGAGCGCTACGGCATCCCGGTCCACGCGATCGGCGTCGGCGAGACGGCGGAGGACCTGCGCCCGTTCGAGGCGACCGCCTTCGCGCGGAGCCTGGTGGGATTGGAAGGGTAG
- a CDS encoding DUF2336 domain-containing protein, which yields MSKVERDDLEYLFELARDKTVAGRRMLVATIGDLFFSQHDVLTDRERSLMTEILRQLIHDVEVSVRRALAERLAEQPLAPSDLVVALANDEIEVAHPLLVNSDVLQDLELIEIIRNRTLEHQLAIGIRKSLSEEVADALVATESVDVIKTLLENHNARISQRTMEYLVEQSQRVDTYQNPLLRRPDLETTLAKRMYWWVSAALRSYILERYEVDPAELDETMESTVKALTENEGAQRPKAVELADELAARQEITPALIVKTLREGEVALFAALFGKFTGIRLQLVQRMLFEPGGEGLAIACKGSGIDKSTFASIYVLTRKARGRDSVNHLADMAGILGLYDRIKDDAAGMLLKKWQRDPNFLRAIWQIEQPQRAPTRH from the coding sequence ATGTCGAAGGTTGAGCGGGACGATCTCGAATATCTTTTCGAGCTGGCGCGGGACAAAACCGTCGCAGGGCGACGGATGCTGGTCGCGACGATCGGCGATCTGTTCTTTTCCCAACATGACGTCCTGACCGACCGCGAGCGGTCGCTCATGACCGAGATCCTGCGGCAGCTGATTCACGACGTGGAAGTCTCGGTGCGTCGGGCGCTGGCCGAGCGCCTGGCGGAGCAGCCGCTGGCGCCGTCCGATCTTGTGGTGGCGCTCGCGAACGACGAGATCGAGGTCGCCCACCCGCTGCTGGTCAACAGCGACGTGCTGCAGGATCTCGAGCTGATCGAGATCATCCGCAACCGTACGCTCGAGCATCAGCTCGCCATCGGTATCCGCAAGTCGCTCTCGGAGGAGGTTGCCGACGCGCTGGTCGCGACGGAGAGCGTCGACGTCATCAAGACGCTGCTTGAGAATCACAACGCCCGGATCTCGCAGCGGACGATGGAATATCTGGTCGAACAGTCGCAGCGCGTCGACACGTACCAGAATCCGCTGCTGCGCCGGCCCGATCTCGAGACGACGCTCGCCAAGCGCATGTACTGGTGGGTCTCCGCGGCACTCCGTTCCTATATTCTCGAGCGGTACGAGGTCGATCCGGCCGAGCTCGACGAGACGATGGAATCGACGGTCAAGGCGCTGACCGAGAACGAGGGCGCGCAGCGGCCGAAGGCGGTGGAGCTCGCCGACGAGCTGGCGGCACGCCAGGAGATCACGCCCGCGCTGATCGTAAAGACGCTGCGCGAGGGCGAGGTGGCGTTGTTCGCCGCCCTCTTCGGCAAGTTCACCGGCATCCGCCTGCAGCTGGTCCAGCGCATGCTGTTCGAGCCGGGCGGCGAAGGGCTGGCGATCGCCTGCAAAGGCAGCGGCATCGACAAGTCGACCTTCGCCTCGATCTATGTGCTGACCCGCAAGGCGCGAGGGCGCGATTCGGTCAATCACCTGGCCGACATGGCCGGCATCCTCGGCCTCTATGACCGGATCAAGGACGATGCGGCGGGCATGCTGCTGAAGAAGTGGCAGCGCGATCCGAACTTCCTGCGGGCCATCTGGCAGATCGAGCAGCCGCAGCGCGCGCCGACCAGGCACTGA
- a CDS encoding PAS domain-containing sensor histidine kinase, whose amino-acid sequence MSSLPRAEEKPLRAPAEPVAAAAESLDRLDAACRDVLDLVGLDFLARGGAILVTDPMGRVLWSNLAWRDLAQRLVPRADAAVLPPWPLAEVIRGLARGITHLREDAIETATGRETICSEHWGAFRADGTLVGIASAVSESSLTGRLKQQLAAAEDRLDDVARLVSDWIWETGPDLVLTAVSSRVNELLGFHPRELIGRHLLDLGRFVDDQGEPALSPLEALQPRPFRDKPFLMRHANGSERHCRMAGLPVFDPETGRFHGFRGTNRDVTAEAMALGMVAQSRTQLTQAIDSISDGFALFDNNERLLLCNQRFLAMYPRSAKRIHVGETFRTIVETSFECGDLADSDAARRLMAITLTDRARALGSIEYELADGRWIRATDRMTGDGSIVSIRTDITELKRREHALFEAKEVAESANRAKSEFLANISHELRTPLNAIIGFSELIIAETMGPIAKPYKEYLQDVLNSGRHLLEVINDILDLAKAEAGQLDLNEEALDLKSLIDGVVRLMRERAMRNGLRLSTTVAPGLPPFRADPRKLRQILLNLISNAVKFTPAGGSVDVDAVCTADGDLRLSVIDTGIGIASEDIAVALKPFGQVDGTLSRKYEGTGLGLPLTRAMVELHNGEIRIESELDRGTTVTILLPAERFDLWDDGAAVEPPLSG is encoded by the coding sequence GTGTCGTCCTTGCCGCGCGCCGAAGAAAAGCCGCTGAGGGCACCGGCCGAGCCGGTGGCCGCCGCCGCCGAATCGCTGGACAGGCTCGATGCGGCGTGCCGGGACGTGCTCGATCTGGTCGGGCTCGATTTCCTCGCGCGCGGCGGCGCCATCCTCGTGACCGATCCCATGGGCCGCGTGCTATGGAGCAACCTCGCCTGGCGTGACCTGGCCCAGCGCCTGGTACCGCGGGCAGACGCCGCCGTGCTGCCACCCTGGCCGCTCGCCGAGGTGATCCGCGGGCTCGCGCGTGGGATCACCCATCTGCGTGAGGATGCGATCGAAACCGCGACCGGTCGCGAGACGATCTGTTCCGAGCATTGGGGTGCCTTCCGCGCCGACGGCACGCTCGTCGGCATCGCTTCCGCGGTCAGCGAATCGTCCCTGACCGGCCGGCTGAAGCAACAGCTGGCCGCGGCGGAAGACCGGCTCGACGACGTCGCCCGGCTCGTGTCCGATTGGATCTGGGAGACCGGGCCGGATCTGGTGCTGACCGCCGTCTCCTCGCGGGTCAACGAGCTCCTGGGCTTTCATCCGCGCGAACTCATCGGCCGGCATCTGCTCGATCTCGGCCGGTTCGTCGACGACCAGGGCGAGCCGGCGCTGAGCCCGCTCGAGGCGCTGCAGCCGCGACCATTTCGCGACAAGCCGTTCCTGATGCGCCATGCGAACGGGTCCGAACGTCATTGCCGGATGGCCGGGCTGCCGGTGTTCGATCCCGAGACCGGCCGGTTCCACGGTTTCCGCGGGACGAACCGCGACGTGACGGCGGAAGCGATGGCGCTCGGCATGGTGGCACAGTCGCGCACCCAGCTGACCCAGGCGATCGACAGCATCTCGGACGGCTTCGCGCTGTTCGACAACAACGAGCGGCTGCTGCTGTGCAATCAGCGCTTTCTCGCCATGTATCCGCGGAGCGCCAAGCGCATCCATGTCGGCGAGACGTTCCGGACCATCGTCGAGACCTCGTTCGAATGCGGCGACCTGGCCGACAGCGATGCGGCCCGCCGGCTCATGGCGATCACGCTGACCGACCGGGCCCGGGCGCTTGGCTCGATCGAGTACGAGCTGGCGGACGGGCGCTGGATCCGGGCGACCGATCGCATGACCGGCGACGGATCGATCGTCAGCATCCGCACCGACATCACGGAGCTGAAGCGGCGTGAGCACGCGCTGTTCGAGGCGAAGGAGGTGGCCGAGAGCGCCAACCGCGCCAAGTCGGAATTCCTCGCCAATATCAGCCACGAGCTCCGCACCCCGCTGAACGCGATCATCGGCTTTTCCGAGCTGATCATCGCCGAGACCATGGGGCCGATCGCCAAGCCCTATAAGGAATATCTGCAGGACGTCCTGAACAGCGGGCGCCATCTGCTCGAGGTCATCAACGACATCCTCGATCTCGCCAAGGCCGAGGCGGGCCAGCTCGACCTCAACGAAGAAGCGCTGGACCTGAAGAGCCTCATCGACGGCGTCGTGCGCCTGATGCGTGAGCGCGCGATGCGCAATGGCCTGCGCCTTTCCACGACCGTGGCGCCCGGCCTGCCGCCGTTCCGGGCGGATCCGCGCAAGCTCCGGCAGATCCTGCTCAACCTGATCTCGAACGCGGTCAAGTTCACGCCGGCCGGCGGCTCCGTCGATGTCGACGCCGTCTGCACGGCGGACGGCGACCTGCGCCTCAGCGTGATCGATACCGGCATCGGCATCGCGTCCGAGGATATCGCGGTCGCCTTGAAGCCGTTCGGCCAGGTCGACGGCACTCTGAGCCGCAAGTACGAGGGCACGGGCCTGGGATTGCCGCTGACCCGCGCCATGGTCGAGCTGCACAACGGCGAGATCCGGATCGAGAGCGAGCTCGACCGCGGCACGACCGTCACAATCCTGCTGCCGGCCGAGCGTTTCGATCTGTGGGACGATGGGGCGGCCGTGGAGCCGCCCCTATCCGGTTAG
- a CDS encoding phosphoglycerate kinase, with translation MVAYKTLDQLDVAGKRVLVRVDLNVPMQDGKVTDATRIERLVPTIEQLAKAGARVVLLSHFGRPKGRHAPEASLGQLAEPLSAALGGRKIAFGDDCIGPEAERVVDALKDGEVALLENLRFHPGEETNDPAFASALAKLGDLYVNDAFSAAHRAHASTEALAHLLPSAAGLLMQAELEALGAALEHPERPVAAIVGGSKVSTKLDLLNSLVGKVDLLVIGGAMANTMLLARGAEVGTSLVERDMLDTARAIFAAADKAGCTIVLPEDAVVAAKLTAGQATETVAIDRVPADLMILDAGPKTVAAIVAKLEGAKTLVWNGPVGAFEFPPFDEGTNAIAQEVARLVQAGKLLAVAGGGDTVSAMAHAGVIDKLSYVSTAGGAFLEWLEGRELPGVKALAS, from the coding sequence ATGGTCGCATACAAGACGCTGGATCAGCTCGACGTCGCGGGCAAGCGCGTGCTCGTGCGGGTCGATCTCAACGTCCCGATGCAGGACGGCAAGGTGACCGACGCGACCCGCATCGAGCGCCTGGTGCCGACCATCGAGCAGCTCGCCAAGGCCGGCGCCCGCGTCGTGCTGCTGTCCCATTTCGGCCGGCCCAAGGGCCGGCATGCGCCCGAGGCCTCGCTCGGGCAGCTGGCCGAGCCGCTGTCGGCGGCGCTCGGCGGCCGCAAGATCGCGTTCGGCGACGATTGCATCGGCCCCGAAGCCGAGCGCGTGGTTGACGCCCTGAAGGACGGCGAGGTCGCGCTGCTCGAGAACCTGCGCTTCCACCCGGGCGAGGAGACCAACGACCCGGCCTTCGCCTCGGCGCTGGCGAAGCTCGGCGACCTCTACGTCAACGACGCCTTCTCGGCGGCACACCGCGCCCATGCCTCGACCGAGGCGCTCGCCCATCTGCTGCCGTCGGCGGCCGGCCTCCTGATGCAGGCCGAGCTGGAGGCGCTCGGGGCGGCGCTCGAGCATCCCGAGCGGCCGGTCGCCGCCATCGTCGGCGGCTCCAAGGTCTCGACCAAGCTCGACCTCTTGAACTCGCTCGTCGGCAAGGTCGACCTGTTGGTCATCGGCGGCGCCATGGCCAACACCATGCTGCTGGCGCGCGGCGCGGAAGTCGGCACCTCGCTGGTCGAGCGCGACATGCTCGACACGGCGAGGGCGATCTTCGCCGCGGCCGACAAGGCCGGCTGCACCATCGTCCTGCCGGAGGACGCGGTGGTCGCGGCCAAGCTCACGGCCGGCCAGGCGACGGAGACCGTGGCGATCGACCGGGTACCGGCCGATCTCATGATCCTCGACGCCGGACCGAAGACGGTTGCGGCAATCGTCGCGAAGCTCGAAGGCGCCAAGACCCTGGTGTGGAACGGGCCGGTCGGCGCGTTCGAGTTCCCGCCGTTCGACGAAGGCACCAACGCGATTGCCCAGGAAGTGGCGCGCCTCGTCCAGGCGGGCAAGCTGCTCGCGGTTGCGGGCGGCGGCGACACGGTCTCAGCCATGGCGCATGCCGGCGTCATCGACAAGCTGAGCTACGTCTCGACCGCCGGCGGCGCGTTCCTCGAATGGCTCGAAGGCCGCGAGCTGCCGGGCGTGAAGGCGCTCGCGTCCTGA
- a CDS encoding sulfite oxidase-like oxidoreductase: protein MADDSEGPIEGARQKLIETKQRWADEGRLLTGRTARPGVERLPPGQREVKNWPVLDLGVQPDVRLDRWHLRVYGLVENPVVWDWQQFLAQPQSDDVSDMHCVTAWSRFDNRWRGVSAKYLLSVVRPKPEARFVVFHSYDGYTTNLPLADFDDDDVFLVHQWQGEPLTREHGGPVRALVPKLYLWKSAKWLSRIEFIAADRPGFWEERGYHGHGDPWTEERYSD from the coding sequence ATGGCGGACGACAGCGAAGGCCCGATCGAGGGCGCGCGGCAGAAGCTGATCGAGACGAAGCAGCGCTGGGCCGACGAGGGACGGCTCCTGACCGGCCGGACCGCACGGCCGGGCGTGGAGAGGCTGCCGCCGGGCCAGCGCGAGGTCAAGAACTGGCCGGTCCTGGACCTGGGCGTCCAGCCCGACGTGCGGCTCGACCGCTGGCATCTGCGCGTCTATGGCCTGGTCGAGAACCCGGTCGTCTGGGACTGGCAGCAATTCCTGGCCCAGCCGCAGAGCGACGACGTGTCGGACATGCATTGCGTCACCGCCTGGTCGCGCTTCGACAACCGTTGGCGCGGCGTGTCGGCGAAGTACTTGCTGTCGGTGGTGCGGCCCAAGCCCGAGGCGCGCTTCGTCGTATTCCACTCGTATGACGGCTACACGACGAACCTGCCGCTCGCCGATTTCGACGATGACGATGTGTTCCTGGTCCACCAGTGGCAGGGCGAGCCGCTGACGCGCGAGCACGGCGGCCCCGTGCGGGCGCTCGTGCCGAAGCTTTACCTGTGGAAGAGCGCCAAATGGCTGAGCCGCATCGAATTCATCGCGGCGGACCGCCCCGGCTTCTGGGAGGAGCGGGGCTACCATGGCCACGGCGATCCCTGGACCGAGGAACGCTATTCGGACTAA